A genome region from Myroides fluvii includes the following:
- a CDS encoding CTP synthase: MRQAKYIFVTGGVTSSLGKGIIAASLAKLLQARGYSTTIQKFDPYINVDPGTLNPYEHGECFVTDDGAETDLDLGHYERFLNVPTSQANNVTTGRVYLSVIEKERRGEFLGKTVQVVPHITNEIKDRMQLLGKTGDYDIVITEIGGTVGDIESLPYIESVRQLLWELGDNNAIVVHLTLVPYLAAAGELKTKPTQHSVKTLMESGIKADILVCRTEHNLSSEIRQKLAQFCNVKPEAVIQSIDAETIYDVPNLMLQEGLDKVALKRLDLPEKQTPDLVKWNEFIHRLKFPNHIVNIGLVGKYVELQDSYKSILEALVHGGAQNQAKVNIITIQSDLITAANVSDKLKNLDAILVAPGFGSRGIEGKIETVKYARENKIPFLGICLGMQMAVIEYARNVLGYQTANTTEVNESTQYPVITFMEDQKDITDKGGTMRLGGWDCKLKEGSKVFEIYGDSMINERHRHRYEFNNQYLEDFEKAGLTAAGWNPETGLIEIVELDAHPFFVGVQFHPEYKSTVAKPHPLFVHFVKAAIDYKTN; this comes from the coding sequence ATGAGACAAGCTAAGTATATTTTCGTGACAGGGGGCGTTACGTCATCCCTAGGAAAAGGAATTATAGCAGCATCGCTGGCGAAATTGTTGCAAGCGAGAGGTTATTCAACGACAATTCAAAAATTTGATCCCTATATCAATGTGGATCCAGGTACGTTAAATCCTTATGAACACGGGGAGTGTTTCGTAACAGATGACGGGGCAGAAACGGATTTAGATTTAGGACACTATGAAAGATTCTTGAACGTTCCAACTTCTCAAGCAAATAACGTAACAACAGGACGTGTATATTTATCGGTGATTGAGAAAGAGAGAAGAGGAGAGTTTTTAGGTAAAACAGTTCAAGTTGTTCCTCATATTACCAATGAAATTAAAGATCGCATGCAGTTGCTTGGTAAAACAGGAGACTATGACATTGTGATTACTGAAATTGGTGGAACTGTAGGAGATATTGAGTCATTACCTTATATTGAGTCTGTGCGTCAATTGTTATGGGAGCTAGGAGACAACAACGCCATTGTGGTTCACCTTACCTTAGTTCCTTATTTAGCAGCAGCAGGGGAGTTGAAAACAAAACCAACGCAGCACTCGGTAAAAACATTAATGGAAAGTGGAATCAAAGCGGATATTTTAGTTTGTAGAACAGAACACAATTTAAGTTCTGAGATTCGTCAAAAATTAGCTCAATTCTGTAATGTAAAACCAGAAGCGGTAATCCAATCAATTGATGCGGAAACAATTTACGACGTACCCAATTTAATGTTGCAAGAAGGACTAGACAAAGTAGCGTTAAAACGCTTAGATCTACCAGAAAAGCAAACACCAGATTTAGTAAAATGGAATGAGTTTATTCACCGTTTAAAATTCCCTAACCACATAGTGAATATTGGGTTAGTAGGAAAATACGTCGAATTACAAGATTCATACAAATCAATTTTAGAAGCTTTAGTTCACGGAGGTGCTCAAAACCAAGCGAAAGTAAATATCATTACGATTCAATCGGATTTAATCACAGCAGCGAATGTAAGTGATAAATTGAAAAACCTAGATGCTATTTTAGTTGCTCCAGGATTTGGATCACGTGGTATTGAAGGAAAAATTGAAACTGTAAAATACGCAAGAGAAAACAAAATCCCTTTCTTGGGAATCTGTTTGGGAATGCAAATGGCTGTAATTGAATACGCTAGAAACGTTTTAGGGTATCAAACTGCCAATACAACCGAAGTAAACGAGAGTACACAATATCCGGTAATTACTTTCATGGAAGATCAGAAAGATATTACAGATAAAGGAGGTACCATGCGTTTAGGAGGATGGGATTGTAAACTGAAAGAAGGTTCAAAAGTATTTGAAATCTATGGGGATAGCATGATCAATGAGCGTCACCGTCACCGTTATGAGTTCAATAATCAATACTTAGAAGATTTCGAAAAAGCAGGATTAACAGCTGCAGGATGGAATCCAGAAACGGGATTAATCGAGATTGTAGAATTGGATGCTCATCCATTCTTTGTCGGGGTTCAATTCCACCCAGAGTACAAAAGTACGGTAGCGAAACCGCACCCTCTTTTTGTTCATTTTGTAAAAGCAGCGATTGATTATAAAACAAATTAA